Genomic DNA from Panulirus ornatus isolate Po-2019 chromosome 9, ASM3632096v1, whole genome shotgun sequence:
aaaaatgggtatgtttgaaggaatagtggttccaacaatgttgtatggttgcgaggcgtgggctatggatagagttgtgcgcaggaggatggatgtgctggaaatgagatgtttgaggacaatatgtggtgtgaggtggtttgatcgagtaagtaacgtaagggtaagagagatgtgtggaaataaaaagagcgtggttgagagagcagaagagggtgttttgaaatggttcgggcacatggagagaatgagtgaggaaagattgaccaaaagaatatatgtgtcggaggtggagggaacgaggagaagagggagaccaaattggaggtggaaagatggagtgaaaaagattttgtgtgatcggggcctgaacatgcaggagggtgaaaggagggcaagaaatagagtgaattggagcgatgtggtatacaggggttgacgtgctgtcagtggattgaatcaaggcatgtgaagcgtctggggtaaaccatggaaagctgtgtaggtatgtatatttgcgtgtgtggacgtgtgtatgtacgtgtgtatgggggttgggccatttctttcgtctgtttccttgcgctacctcgcaaacgcgggagacagcgacaaagtattaaaaaaaaaaaaaaaaaaaaaaaaaaatatatgggtaaaactgaaagttgatggagagagatgggttattattggtgcatatgcacctgggcatgagaagaaatatcatgagaggcaagtgttttgggagcagttgaatgagtgtgttagtagttttgatgcacaagaccaggttatagtgatgggtgatttgaatgcaaaggtgagtaatgtggcagttgagggaataattggtatacatggggtgtttagtgttgtaaatggaaatggtgaagagcttgtagatttatgtgctgaaaaaggactggtaattgggaatacctggtttgaaaagcgagatatacataagtatacgtatgtaagtaggagagatggccagagagcgttattagattacgtgttaattgacaggcgcgcgaaagagagacttttggatgttaatgtgctgagaggtgcaactggagggatgtctgatcattatcttctgaaggctaaggtgaagatttgtatgggttttcagaaaagaagagtgaatgttggggtgaggagggtggtgagagtaagtgagctcgggaaggagaattgtgtgaggaagtaccaggagagactgagcacagactggaaaaaggtgagaacaatggaagtaagggaagtgggggaggaatgggatgtatttagggaagcagtgatggcttgcgcaaaagatgcctgtggcatgagaagcgtgggaggtgggttgattagaaagggtggtgagtggtgggatgaagaagtaagattattagtgaaagagaagagagaggcatttggacgatttttgcagggaaaaaatgcaattgagtgggagatatataaaagaaagagacaggaggtcaagagaaacgtgaaagaggtgaaaaagagggcaaatgagagttggggtgagagagtatcatcaaattttagggagaataaaaagatgttctggaaggaggtaaataaagtgcgtaagacaagggagcaaatgggaacttcagtgaagggcgctaatggggaggtgataacaagtattggtgatgtgagaaggagatggagtgagtattttgaaggtttgttgaatgtgtttgatgatagagtggcagatatagggtgttttggtcgaggtggtgtgcaaagtgagagggttagggaaaatgatttggtaaacagagaagaggtagtaaaagctttgcggaagatgaaagccggcaaggcagcaggtttggatggtattgcagtggaatctattaaaaaaggggtgactgtattgttgactggttggtaaggttatttaatgtatgtatgactcatagtgaggtgcctgaggattggcggaatgcgtgcatagtgccattgtacaaaggcaaaggggataagagtgaatgctcaaattacagaggtataagtttgttgagtattcctggtaaattatatgggagggtattgattgagagggtgaaggcatgtacagagcatcagattggggaagagcagtgtggtttcagaagtggtagaggatgtgtggatcaggtgtttgctttgaagaatgtatgtgagaaatacttagaaaagcaaatggatttgtatgtagcatttatggatctggagaaggcatatgatagagttgatagagatgctctgtggaaggtattaagaatatatggtgtgggaggaaagttgttagaagcagtgaaaagtttttatcgaggatgtaaggcatgtgtacgtgtaggaagagaggaaagtgattggttctcagtgaatgtaggtttgcggcaggggtgtgtgatgtctccatggttgtttaatttgtttatggatggggttgttagggaggtaaaagcaagagttttggaaagaggggcaagtatgaagtctgttggggatgagagagcttgggaagtgagtcagttgttgttcgctgatgatacagcgctggtggctgattcatgtgagaaactgcagaagctggtgactgagtttggtaaagtgtgtggaagaagaaagttaagagtaaatgtgaataagagcaaggttattaggtacagtagggttgagggtcaagtcaattgggaggtgagtttgaatggagaaaaactggaggaagtgaagtgttttagatatctgggagtggatctggcagcggatggaaccatggaagcggaagtggatcatagggtgggggagggggcgaaaattctgggggccttgaagaatgtgtggaagtcgagaacattatctcggaaagcaaaaatgggtatgtttgaaggaatagtggttccaacaatgttgtatggttgcgaggcgtgggctatggatagagttgtgcgcaggaggatggatgtgctggaaatgagatgtttgaggacaatgtgtggtgtgaggtggtttgatcgagtaagtaacgtaagggtaagagagatgtgtggaaataaaaagagcgtggttgagagagcagaagagggtgttttgaagtggtttgggcacatggagaggatgagtgaggaaagattgaccaagaggatatatgtgtcggaggtggagggaacaaggagaagagggagaccaaattggaggtggaaagatggagtgaaaaagattttgtgtgatcggggcctgaacatgcaggagggtgaaaggagggcaaagaatagagtgaattggagcgatgtggtataccggggttgacgtgctgtcagtggattgaatcaaggcatgtgaagcgtctggggtaaaccatggaaagctgtgtaggtatgtatatttgcgtgtgtggacgtatgtatatacatgtatatgggggggggttgggccatttctttcgtctgtttccttgcgctacctcgcaaatgataatgatgataatgatagaaaaaatgataataataatgataagaattatgataatgatgatgataataataataataataataatgataataataataataataataataataataatgataataataatagtaataataataatgataatgataatgataatgataataacaatatatttGAGGTAGCACCGGAACgcacaaagaaatggcctaatttgctcacatccacacattagaagctttcatgtataatgtaccgaaaaaaGAGCCCCCTATGCACAACCGATATTTCCAGGCCTTTCCCAGGTTTAatctgaccgcttcatatgctctggatcagtccgctgacagcacgtcgtcccctgcaCAACATATCACTTTAACTTACTCTATCGTTTGAGCGCCTTGCATCTTCCTGGATGTATAGGCCCTgaaccttcaaaacatctttgttTCCGTCCTTCGACCTCCTCCTCGATGTTACCCTTTTtgttgttccctctacttctgacatgcatgccctcttagtcatcctctcctcactcatcctctccatatgtttagaccatttcagcataccctcttcatctcttATTCGACCAACCCTCCTTACCgccatatcatcctcaaacatttcatttccaacatattttcTTTATCGATAACAGATCTCGTGCCGGTGCTGACGTTGCACGGTACCGTCAGTCTGATGATCATCAGCACTATCACGAGTCAGCCTTACTGACCATCACAAATGAGACTTATACCGCTATGATGGTTTGTATCTATGCATCACTACAACAAGTACGACACTTAGAACGTCTGACGTTGTTAGGGTCATCTGCAAGTAGCCTTGTGTGTGGATGGACTACCGGTGTGTGTAGGTGGTAACAACCCTTCGGTTGGCGTGGAAGAGGATGGGTGAGTGTATTATGATAGTTCCGGGAAGCCTACAGCCAGTGCAGGTGGCCAGTAACATGATTTCCTATCCTCAGGTGGGCGTGTTACAGGATGGGCGTGTGgactgagtggtggtggtggtgtgcgcgGCCTGGACGCCTGCCCCGTGCTGctcctctctccatccttctagCCACCGTCCTCACTCttatctccctcctcttcctcctgaacgccagaggtgagtcacagtggTGCTCTTCCAGAGCACACCTACGATTGTAAAGGTTCCCAAGACACGTTCGTAGTTGTAGTGATGCTTATGGACACACTCATAACTCAAGGCGCTCACACACAGTGGCGGTGCTAACCTGAGAATACAGGCACGATATGATACacgtaacacaacacacacacacacacacacacacacacacacacacacaacactcagtcTGGGCTTTGGTTGTGATGATTGGCTATGACACTCTCCGCCCTGTTGCAGGCTCCCAGGACAATCCCAGATCTGCCATAGCTGCCCAGGACACTCCCAATCCTGCAATAGAGTCCAGGACACTCCTAATTCTGCCAGAGGACACTCCTCTTCCTGGCATcgatgtctaaaacactccaaGTCCAGCCATAGGTTCCCAGGACACACCAAGTCCTGCCATAGGTTCCCAGGGCACACCAAGTCCTGCCATAGGTTCCCAGGACACACCAAGTCCTGCTATAGGTTCCCAGGACACGTAAAGTCCTGCCATAGGCTCCCAGGAAACACCAAGTCCTGCCATAGGttcccaggacacaccaggtcctGCCATAGGTTCCCAGGACACATCAAGTCCTGCCATAGGTTCCCAGATTTTGAATTGTGCCTGTATTACCGTCTAGTTTATTGTGCACCAAAGTTCATTGTGCGCCAAAGGAATAAAGTGGGTTTGAATTCATTCACAAGTTGATCCAAAATCTATTTCGTTATATAAACTTCATTATATACATTGCATAGTCATATAGTAAGTTTTACTGATTAAATGCAATCTTAGAACTtcagtatcttgttattaacaataagatgtGACGTTTCTTGCGGGGTTTGTTTAGATCAAAGATCCTATCTTTGGTTTAGATCTTTCTCCAAAAAGTTCTAATTTTCatattctaagacatagtgttctagtttgtctCCAAacttcttgataaaaacttttacaattcacatgattaacatctccagatagacCAAAGcaccaatagtacctatagcctagccctagtgtagcagttacaacatcatgtaatctgctgatcttattactttctctatatacatgttttatttgacacatttcactgtggtggaaaatgtttcttcttgtgcttatctgaactcgtcttcgtgcttcaaagaggtcagttagttcctttctaactTCAGTGTTGAGGTTTCTAATTGAGAACCCATtgatgttttcaacatcaccattactaagtgcaagtttggctaaagtaTCAGCTCTGTCATGCTCATGGCGGCCTGTATGAGAGGGATTCCATCCCCAGGAGACTCCCAGGCCTGCTATAGGTTTCCAGAACATTTCCAATCTTCCATAGGTTTTAAGAACGTTCCAACCCCTGCCATAGGTGCCCAGGACACTCCCTGAGGAACATCTATCCGGTTCCCTGATAGATGTCACCCATGTTGTCTCCCCTGGTAGATGTTACTCAATTTGTCTCCATTAATCGATGTTCATCAAGTTGGCATCACTGGTAGATATACTTTTAGGTTGTCTTCCTTTGGTAGATGTCCCTTAGGTTGTCTTCCGTGGTAGATATCGCCAACGTTGTCTGCCGCGACAGATGTTCCTCGGGTTGTCTTCCCTAGTAGATGTTCCCCAGGTTGTTTCCTCTGGAGGATGTTGGCCAGATTGTCTCCCTTGGTAGATGTTCCTCAGGATGTCTCTTCCGGTATTTTTCGCACACGTTGTCTCCCTAGGCTGATGACTTTCAGGTTGCATCCCCTTGTAGATGTCGCCCATGTTACCTTCCCAGGTGGATGTCGCCCACTTTGCCAGTTCTGGTAACGACCGCGTGGtatcacttgacctcctgcttccaCAGCGCTCAACCGGCACTCCTCCCCGCGTCAGGTGCTGGAGTTGGAGGACCATGACTTGGAGGGCGCGCCTCAGGACCACCCTGACCTGGTTACGTACATCAGGCAGCTGCACCTGGTTCCCCCTGCTACAGGGCCCTACAACCTCCACAGTTCCAACACCACAGACTTCTCCCAGAACGGCCAGAGCAGGCGGGTGGAGAGCATCCTTAAAGGCAAGGTAAGACTGTCAGGTGGCCAGCTGGGGAGGGATGTTTCTGTCAGGTCAGGTGGCCAGCTGGGGAGGGATGTCTCTCAGGTCAGGTGGCCAGCTGGGGAGGGATGTTTCTGTCAGGTCAGGTGGCCAGCTGGGGAGGGATGTTTTTGTCAGGTCAGGTGGCCAGATGGGGAGGGATGTCTCTCAGGTCAGGTGGCCAGCTGGGGAGGGATGTTTCTGTCAGGTCAGGCGGCCAGCTGGGGAAGGGTGTCTCAGGTGGTATGGTGAGACAGGGTGTCTGTAAGGCCAGGTGGCGTGGTAGGGGAGAGGTTTGTCTGGTCAAGTGGCGTGGTGGGAAAGGGGTGTCTGAAAGGTCAAGTGGTTTGATAAGGGAGGTATATGTGTATGgttaggtggtgtggtgggagtaggGTTACTGTAAGGTCAGATGGTCATCTAGGGAGGAGTTCATCTGTCTGTTACGTCAGTTGGCATTGGGAGAGGAGTAGGGTTTCTGTGAGGTCAAATggcatgacggggggggggggggggtgtctgtaaGGTCGGGTGGCATTGAGGGTTGGTCGGGTGTCTGTAAGGTTAAGAGGTATACTGTGGGTATTATGTAAACTCAGGAGGAGAGAGCCACTTTGATTATAGGGAGAAACAATACCCAAGAAGTAAACTATTTTCTAGATAAGCCGATAACATGATGGGCAACGTAACGCAATTACATACAAACCCAGCGAGACCCAGTTGGCCTCCCCGTCTACGTTCAGATCTACTCTTCATGTCTGGATCGCCTCTTTTCACATTAAGATGATCTCTGCCGATGAGTAAATCATCCCTTGTGAAGAGAGAATTAATATTCTACAGTTGGAGGAAACGTTCTCATGTCTTGATAACTTATGTCTTGTCAACCCTACCCCATGTGTAACCTCTAGACAACCTCACATTTGCCACCTTCCCTTCCAGCGTTGGGGGTTCTTCGTGGAGGCTGGAGCCTACAACGGCGAGGAATTGAGCAACACTCTGTACCTGGAGCGGCAGCTTGGCTGGCGGGGTCTCCTGGTGGAACCAGACCCGTGGAACTTCTGGGCGCTCCGTAAGAGAGGCAGGAAGGCCTACTCGATCCAAGCTTGCCTCTCGCCCAGTGCCTTTCCCAGGGAGGTCACTTTCAAGTGAGTGAGCCTGGGgatgaggggtgatggtggttggagtTAGTGATAGCAGGGTGTGTGTATTGCTGGCAGAGTGCACTGGTATTAGAAATTACCGATGGTAGTGGTAGCAGGAAGTTCTGGCGGTTGGGGTACTGGTGGCATGGGTATTTCTGGCAGGGTGCACT
This window encodes:
- the LOC139750158 gene encoding protein Star-like; translation: MGVWTEWWWWCARPGRLPRAAPLSILLATVLTLISLLFLLNARALNRHSSPRQVLELEDHDLEGAPQDHPDLVTYIRQLHLVPPATGPYNLHSSNTTDFSQNGQSRRVESILKGKRWGFFVEAGAYNGEELSNTLYLERQLGWRGLLVEPDPWNFWALRKRGRKAYSIQACLSPSAFPREVTFKQSDTMGHIVGAADGGGRQGIYTRVKCFPLYSLLLALNVTHVDLLSLDVEGAELQVLRTVPWQKVTILVVCVEHRHVPEGGHALKVFLQERGYALHSSLGDDYIFVRKDMLERPSEGL